A genome region from Calliopsis andreniformis isolate RMS-2024a chromosome 2, iyCalAndr_principal, whole genome shotgun sequence includes the following:
- the LOC143188179 gene encoding uncharacterized protein LOC143188179 isoform X4, producing the protein MTQASQQTKFRWTENLTCRFIQLRKENGKLFTGRKYSAQAGWDDLLKDLRNPVHGDRSKADDVSWPFYNAIDEILGHDRATPSNDEYIDPHEFLCVSVTPEEPTSSVDARPAGANPEIDRRRSDLLPDQRLGTFDDDCSLEIERVPSREITRQASRSFARRKREPRGNLVSRLPRATELAIRKATSEVDCSKDPSRARGSDLVDSTRDKESRNEDDVERPRKSRRTRGPYREDHESRTERRIEQIFEYIKQRDEEDRSIMVRIMHAVETIASKL; encoded by the exons ATGACGCAGGCTTCTCAGCAGACCAAATTTCGAT GGACCGAGAATCTCACCTGCCGGTTCATTCAGCTACGAAAGGAAAATGGAAAGCTCTTCACCGGCCGCAAATATTCCGCTCAGGCAGGATGGGA CGATCTGTTGAAGGATCTGAGGAACCCGGTGCACGGAGACAGGAGCAAGGCAGACGACGTCTCCTGGCCCTTCTACAACGCGATCGACGAGATCCTGGGACATGACCGCGCCACCCCAAGCAACGACGAGTACATCGATCCCCATGAATTCCTCTGCGTGTCTGTCACACCGGAAGAGCCCACCTCCTCGGTGGACGCGCGTCCGGCAGGAGCCAACCCGGAAATCGATCGTCGAAGAAGCGACCTGTTGCCTGACCAAAGGCTGGGCACCTTCGACGATGACTGCTCCTTAGAAATAGAGAGGGTGCCTTCTCGCGAAATCACCAG GCAAGCCAGTAGAAGCTTCGCAAGAAGGAAACGGGAGCCCAGAGGGAACCTAGTGTCACGGCTACCACGCGCCACGGAGCTGGCGATCAGGAAAGCGACGTCGGAAGTGGACTGCTCGAAGGACCCATCGAGGGCACGAGGAAGCGACCTGGTCGATTCTACCAGGGACAAAGAGTCCCGTAACGAGGACGACGTGGAGAGGCCGAGAAAGTCGAGGAGGACGAGGGGCCCCTATCGCGAGGATCACGAGTCACGGACTGAACGTCGTATCGAACAGATCTTCGAGTACATCAAGCAAAGGGACGAGGAGGATAGATCTATCATGGTCCGAATAATGCACGCGGTGGAAACTATCGCCAGCAAGCTTTGA
- the LOC143188179 gene encoding uncharacterized protein LOC143188179 isoform X2 translates to MSAGTENLTCRFIQLRKENGKLFTGRKYSAQAGWEFILQQMREEFPTIMANVHYKVLKKKWSNLLQQYKDLRNPVHGDRSKADDVSWPFYNAIDEILGHDRATPSNDEYIDPHEFLCVSVTPEEPTSSVDARPAGANPEIDRRRSDLLPDQRLGTFDDDCSLEIERVPSREITRQASRSFARRKREPRGNLVSRLPRATELAIRKATSEVDCSKDPSRARGSDLVDSTRDKESRNEDDVERPRKSRRTRGPYREDHESRTERRIEQIFEYIKQRDEEDRSIMVRIMHAVETIASKL, encoded by the exons ATGTCTGCAGGGACCGAGAATCTCACCTGCCGGTTCATTCAGCTACGAAAGGAAAATGGAAAGCTCTTCACCGGCCGCAAATATTCCGCTCAGGCAGGATGGGA GTTCATTCTGCAACAGATGCGAGAAGAATTTCCCACCATAATGGCTAACGTGCACTACAAAGTGCTCAAGAAGAAATGGTCGAACCTGTTACAGCAGTACAAA GATCTGAGGAACCCGGTGCACGGAGACAGGAGCAAGGCAGACGACGTCTCCTGGCCCTTCTACAACGCGATCGACGAGATCCTGGGACATGACCGCGCCACCCCAAGCAACGACGAGTACATCGATCCCCATGAATTCCTCTGCGTGTCTGTCACACCGGAAGAGCCCACCTCCTCGGTGGACGCGCGTCCGGCAGGAGCCAACCCGGAAATCGATCGTCGAAGAAGCGACCTGTTGCCTGACCAAAGGCTGGGCACCTTCGACGATGACTGCTCCTTAGAAATAGAGAGGGTGCCTTCTCGCGAAATCACCAG GCAAGCCAGTAGAAGCTTCGCAAGAAGGAAACGGGAGCCCAGAGGGAACCTAGTGTCACGGCTACCACGCGCCACGGAGCTGGCGATCAGGAAAGCGACGTCGGAAGTGGACTGCTCGAAGGACCCATCGAGGGCACGAGGAAGCGACCTGGTCGATTCTACCAGGGACAAAGAGTCCCGTAACGAGGACGACGTGGAGAGGCCGAGAAAGTCGAGGAGGACGAGGGGCCCCTATCGCGAGGATCACGAGTCACGGACTGAACGTCGTATCGAACAGATCTTCGAGTACATCAAGCAAAGGGACGAGGAGGATAGATCTATCATGGTCCGAATAATGCACGCGGTGGAAACTATCGCCAGCAAGCTTTGA
- the LOC143188179 gene encoding uncharacterized protein LOC143188179 isoform X5 gives MRSFHTGDLVHGRIVSSGHHDAGFSADQISIDLLKDLRNPVHGDRSKADDVSWPFYNAIDEILGHDRATPSNDEYIDPHEFLCVSVTPEEPTSSVDARPAGANPEIDRRRSDLLPDQRLGTFDDDCSLEIERVPSREITRQASRSFARRKREPRGNLVSRLPRATELAIRKATSEVDCSKDPSRARGSDLVDSTRDKESRNEDDVERPRKSRRTRGPYREDHESRTERRIEQIFEYIKQRDEEDRSIMVRIMHAVETIASKL, from the exons ATGAgaagctttcacacgggtgatCTCGTCCACGGAAGAATCGTGTCGAGTGGCCACCATGACGCAGGCTTCTCAGCAGACCAAATTTCGAT CGATCTGTTGAAGGATCTGAGGAACCCGGTGCACGGAGACAGGAGCAAGGCAGACGACGTCTCCTGGCCCTTCTACAACGCGATCGACGAGATCCTGGGACATGACCGCGCCACCCCAAGCAACGACGAGTACATCGATCCCCATGAATTCCTCTGCGTGTCTGTCACACCGGAAGAGCCCACCTCCTCGGTGGACGCGCGTCCGGCAGGAGCCAACCCGGAAATCGATCGTCGAAGAAGCGACCTGTTGCCTGACCAAAGGCTGGGCACCTTCGACGATGACTGCTCCTTAGAAATAGAGAGGGTGCCTTCTCGCGAAATCACCAG GCAAGCCAGTAGAAGCTTCGCAAGAAGGAAACGGGAGCCCAGAGGGAACCTAGTGTCACGGCTACCACGCGCCACGGAGCTGGCGATCAGGAAAGCGACGTCGGAAGTGGACTGCTCGAAGGACCCATCGAGGGCACGAGGAAGCGACCTGGTCGATTCTACCAGGGACAAAGAGTCCCGTAACGAGGACGACGTGGAGAGGCCGAGAAAGTCGAGGAGGACGAGGGGCCCCTATCGCGAGGATCACGAGTCACGGACTGAACGTCGTATCGAACAGATCTTCGAGTACATCAAGCAAAGGGACGAGGAGGATAGATCTATCATGGTCCGAATAATGCACGCGGTGGAAACTATCGCCAGCAAGCTTTGA
- the LOC143188179 gene encoding uncharacterized protein LOC143188179 isoform X3: MRSFHTGDLVHGRIVSSGHHDAGFSADQISMDRESHLPVHSATKGKWKALHRPQIFRSGRMGDLRNPVHGDRSKADDVSWPFYNAIDEILGHDRATPSNDEYIDPHEFLCVSVTPEEPTSSVDARPAGANPEIDRRRSDLLPDQRLGTFDDDCSLEIERVPSREITRQASRSFARRKREPRGNLVSRLPRATELAIRKATSEVDCSKDPSRARGSDLVDSTRDKESRNEDDVERPRKSRRTRGPYREDHESRTERRIEQIFEYIKQRDEEDRSIMVRIMHAVETIASKL; the protein is encoded by the exons ATGAgaagctttcacacgggtgatCTCGTCCACGGAAGAATCGTGTCGAGTGGCCACCATGACGCAGGCTTCTCAGCAGACCAAATTTCGAT GGACCGAGAATCTCACCTGCCGGTTCATTCAGCTACGAAAGGAAAATGGAAAGCTCTTCACCGGCCGCAAATATTCCGCTCAGGCAGGATGGGA GATCTGAGGAACCCGGTGCACGGAGACAGGAGCAAGGCAGACGACGTCTCCTGGCCCTTCTACAACGCGATCGACGAGATCCTGGGACATGACCGCGCCACCCCAAGCAACGACGAGTACATCGATCCCCATGAATTCCTCTGCGTGTCTGTCACACCGGAAGAGCCCACCTCCTCGGTGGACGCGCGTCCGGCAGGAGCCAACCCGGAAATCGATCGTCGAAGAAGCGACCTGTTGCCTGACCAAAGGCTGGGCACCTTCGACGATGACTGCTCCTTAGAAATAGAGAGGGTGCCTTCTCGCGAAATCACCAG GCAAGCCAGTAGAAGCTTCGCAAGAAGGAAACGGGAGCCCAGAGGGAACCTAGTGTCACGGCTACCACGCGCCACGGAGCTGGCGATCAGGAAAGCGACGTCGGAAGTGGACTGCTCGAAGGACCCATCGAGGGCACGAGGAAGCGACCTGGTCGATTCTACCAGGGACAAAGAGTCCCGTAACGAGGACGACGTGGAGAGGCCGAGAAAGTCGAGGAGGACGAGGGGCCCCTATCGCGAGGATCACGAGTCACGGACTGAACGTCGTATCGAACAGATCTTCGAGTACATCAAGCAAAGGGACGAGGAGGATAGATCTATCATGGTCCGAATAATGCACGCGGTGGAAACTATCGCCAGCAAGCTTTGA
- the LOC143188179 gene encoding uncharacterized protein LOC143188179 isoform X1 — protein sequence MTQASQQTKFRWTENLTCRFIQLRKENGKLFTGRKYSAQAGWEFILQQMREEFPTIMANVHYKVLKKKWSNLLQQYKDLRNPVHGDRSKADDVSWPFYNAIDEILGHDRATPSNDEYIDPHEFLCVSVTPEEPTSSVDARPAGANPEIDRRRSDLLPDQRLGTFDDDCSLEIERVPSREITRQASRSFARRKREPRGNLVSRLPRATELAIRKATSEVDCSKDPSRARGSDLVDSTRDKESRNEDDVERPRKSRRTRGPYREDHESRTERRIEQIFEYIKQRDEEDRSIMVRIMHAVETIASKL from the exons ATGACGCAGGCTTCTCAGCAGACCAAATTTCGAT GGACCGAGAATCTCACCTGCCGGTTCATTCAGCTACGAAAGGAAAATGGAAAGCTCTTCACCGGCCGCAAATATTCCGCTCAGGCAGGATGGGA GTTCATTCTGCAACAGATGCGAGAAGAATTTCCCACCATAATGGCTAACGTGCACTACAAAGTGCTCAAGAAGAAATGGTCGAACCTGTTACAGCAGTACAAA GATCTGAGGAACCCGGTGCACGGAGACAGGAGCAAGGCAGACGACGTCTCCTGGCCCTTCTACAACGCGATCGACGAGATCCTGGGACATGACCGCGCCACCCCAAGCAACGACGAGTACATCGATCCCCATGAATTCCTCTGCGTGTCTGTCACACCGGAAGAGCCCACCTCCTCGGTGGACGCGCGTCCGGCAGGAGCCAACCCGGAAATCGATCGTCGAAGAAGCGACCTGTTGCCTGACCAAAGGCTGGGCACCTTCGACGATGACTGCTCCTTAGAAATAGAGAGGGTGCCTTCTCGCGAAATCACCAG GCAAGCCAGTAGAAGCTTCGCAAGAAGGAAACGGGAGCCCAGAGGGAACCTAGTGTCACGGCTACCACGCGCCACGGAGCTGGCGATCAGGAAAGCGACGTCGGAAGTGGACTGCTCGAAGGACCCATCGAGGGCACGAGGAAGCGACCTGGTCGATTCTACCAGGGACAAAGAGTCCCGTAACGAGGACGACGTGGAGAGGCCGAGAAAGTCGAGGAGGACGAGGGGCCCCTATCGCGAGGATCACGAGTCACGGACTGAACGTCGTATCGAACAGATCTTCGAGTACATCAAGCAAAGGGACGAGGAGGATAGATCTATCATGGTCCGAATAATGCACGCGGTGGAAACTATCGCCAGCAAGCTTTGA